A region of Legionella donaldsonii DNA encodes the following proteins:
- a CDS encoding C2 family cysteine protease, translating into MPRTRVKKGGLHISATDKRVERVFPGVRGSLSQSITVDNGKGPVELKKGTRVIIQPLNLDAPNEEPRFKITCFNDNKASADDSLPESQRDIVRGESYTYTTTDSSCFRFDEHYERSVEPLFPDPGSPSLSEINQGQIPDCFLLASIQAILNQPNGAAFLRGMMVQNNDGTTTVRLFNPKTLEPVYKRITTAIIHDQSGALSGHKALWVHVLESAYATMQTRHDGEVDASISSVFNEGGFSATATKILTGINTRSEKVGAKVEQPWNIPQFIESDNLEFIKSTIKTGLNKPVYLLCNIDKIVDMYQDSPNSPALDALRTEFAMAIPDEEMTDSLTAYKEYKDYLLFYFDNKAECDKIFASKDTEPTKLLKLIDLIGSTHPDAQQFIKHCFNYIDVPVETNVVRGERDPFSGYYQVDQIQQFRAIEKALAEGCLVTASTPSKFDEAVPGLRNRHAYTILKVVTREEIVVNAKGEQSARPVCYVQMRNPWGSTGRVYQQKEGGFEALESREAGIFEIELVDFNRYYSSIQISDSANKRFAYDEKMQKLYKEVELAVADLRVDAGASLSELQDFDIQHKLCVKKLIDLELTHLHAVDEKLSKALDDIFAEKYDSELEEMAVKGLIKDVPMDFYTGDPEKRDAHLYALLKLRWAMKQEPPDVALQEKLQAQVIDAANSYDFWKDLSAKKLKQEIIVNKYARHCVDELDAFNALYERVDLKLKEITDFKQSDLVFFTSNFVLLQEQVLRITSMKAALKNLGYAISDEELSDMHNKLKKITDKLIACEAIKEVMDELQGSIEAVRQKAAFAHERGMLTQEECQSIEKATALVLANPQNTQAINQLASTLLESEQQPRKEIGEELTTIGMLAEKLVNLWSKLKTFFQQAATFLFFNNQQYETGPRPSDSLEEDPPEIGSGLN; encoded by the coding sequence ATGCCCCGTACCAGAGTAAAAAAAGGTGGTTTGCATATCTCTGCTACTGATAAACGGGTAGAGCGTGTTTTTCCTGGAGTACGTGGGTCTTTGAGCCAAAGTATTACCGTTGATAATGGTAAGGGGCCTGTCGAACTTAAAAAAGGCACTCGAGTTATTATTCAGCCGCTTAACCTTGATGCACCGAACGAAGAACCACGATTCAAAATAACTTGTTTTAATGATAATAAGGCAAGTGCTGATGACTCACTCCCGGAAAGTCAACGTGATATTGTACGTGGTGAAAGCTATACGTATACAACGACTGACTCTTCTTGTTTTCGTTTTGATGAGCATTATGAGCGTAGTGTTGAGCCCTTATTTCCAGATCCAGGGTCACCTTCATTAAGCGAAATTAACCAGGGACAAATTCCAGATTGTTTTTTACTTGCTTCAATACAAGCCATCCTAAACCAGCCTAATGGTGCTGCCTTTCTTCGTGGGATGATGGTGCAAAATAATGACGGTACGACAACCGTTAGATTATTTAATCCAAAAACGCTAGAGCCAGTGTATAAACGGATAACGACAGCGATTATACATGATCAGAGCGGTGCATTAAGTGGCCATAAGGCTTTATGGGTGCATGTATTGGAGTCAGCTTATGCCACCATGCAAACCAGGCATGACGGAGAAGTAGATGCGTCCATAAGTTCTGTATTCAATGAAGGTGGTTTTTCAGCGACGGCAACTAAGATTTTAACCGGAATAAATACTCGCTCCGAAAAGGTTGGGGCAAAAGTGGAGCAGCCTTGGAATATTCCCCAATTTATAGAATCGGATAATTTAGAGTTTATTAAGAGCACAATTAAGACAGGGCTTAACAAGCCGGTTTATTTGTTGTGCAATATAGATAAAATTGTCGACATGTATCAGGACAGCCCTAACTCGCCTGCTCTTGATGCTTTACGAACAGAGTTCGCAATGGCGATTCCTGATGAAGAGATGACAGACTCTCTTACAGCTTACAAGGAATATAAAGATTATCTATTGTTTTATTTTGACAATAAAGCAGAATGCGACAAGATTTTTGCCTCGAAGGATACCGAGCCAACTAAATTATTGAAATTAATCGACCTTATAGGTAGCACCCACCCAGATGCACAGCAATTTATCAAACATTGCTTTAATTATATCGATGTACCCGTTGAAACGAATGTTGTTCGAGGTGAGCGCGATCCTTTTTCAGGCTATTATCAGGTCGATCAAATTCAACAATTCCGCGCGATAGAGAAAGCGTTAGCAGAGGGTTGTCTGGTAACCGCTTCTACCCCGTCCAAATTCGATGAAGCTGTGCCAGGTCTCCGTAATCGACACGCTTATACGATATTAAAAGTGGTTACCCGCGAAGAAATAGTTGTTAATGCGAAGGGAGAGCAGTCAGCACGCCCTGTCTGTTATGTCCAAATGCGAAATCCCTGGGGTAGTACGGGACGTGTTTATCAACAAAAAGAAGGTGGTTTTGAAGCGCTTGAATCTAGGGAAGCTGGTATCTTTGAGATTGAACTTGTTGATTTTAATCGTTATTACAGCTCAATTCAGATTAGTGATTCAGCAAATAAGCGTTTTGCCTATGATGAAAAAATGCAAAAACTCTACAAGGAAGTTGAATTGGCTGTTGCTGATTTAAGGGTAGATGCTGGTGCCAGCTTATCGGAATTACAAGACTTTGATATACAGCACAAGCTCTGTGTGAAAAAGTTGATTGATTTGGAACTAACCCATCTTCATGCAGTAGATGAGAAGCTTTCTAAAGCCTTAGATGATATTTTTGCAGAAAAATATGATAGCGAACTCGAGGAAATGGCTGTAAAGGGGCTCATTAAGGATGTGCCTATGGATTTTTATACGGGTGATCCAGAAAAAAGAGATGCTCATCTTTATGCGTTACTCAAATTACGTTGGGCAATGAAACAAGAGCCACCAGATGTGGCTTTACAGGAAAAATTGCAGGCACAAGTTATTGACGCAGCAAACAGTTATGATTTTTGGAAAGACCTTTCCGCTAAAAAATTAAAGCAAGAAATAATTGTTAATAAATATGCTAGACATTGTGTAGACGAGTTAGATGCCTTTAATGCGTTATATGAACGCGTGGATCTAAAGCTTAAAGAAATCACCGATTTTAAACAATCTGACCTTGTATTCTTCACATCGAATTTTGTTTTGTTGCAAGAACAAGTACTTCGAATTACCTCTATGAAGGCTGCATTGAAGAATTTAGGGTATGCTATTAGTGATGAAGAACTGTCCGACATGCATAATAAGTTAAAGAAGATTACAGACAAATTAATAGCTTGCGAAGCGATCAAAGAAGTCATGGACGAATTGCAGGGTAGCATTGAAGCGGTACGCCAAAAAGCCGCATTTGCTCATGAGAGAGGCATGCTAACTCAAGAGGAATGCCAAAGTATTGAAAAAGCTACAGCGCTAGTATTAGCTAATCCACAAAATACCCAAGCAATTAACCAATTAGCTTCGACTCTCCTCGAATCAGAGCAGCAACCGCGCAAAGAGATTGGGGAAGAGTTAACTACTATTGGCATGTTGGCAGAAAAATTAGTCAATCTCTGGAGTAAGTTAAAAACATTTTTCCAACAAGCGGCAACATTTTTGTTTTTTAATAATCAGCAATACGAGACAGGGCCTCGTCCTTCAGATTCTCTTGAAGAGGACCCACCAGAGATTGGCAGCGGACTAAATTAA
- a CDS encoding calcium/sodium antiporter: protein MTILFALVISFIALLWSANHLVSGASGIAHYYRLPPLLIGLTLVALGTSAPEIMVAIRASMEGFPEIAIGNAIGTNIANIGLVLGITALLKPLRVQPTLLRREYPLLFLVMLFAYSLIIDGYLGVLDGCLFLLACIALITYFIYITRQERPQKQLTIAFQQAALRKHSLKTHTIHLVLGLIVLPLSAKYLIHNCVELGHWLGISELIIGLTIVAIGSSLPELVTSIIAAVKGADDIAIGNILGANMFNLIAVMIFPGIIHPAAISHAILWRDIPVMFITTLALLWLNYRHKKKITRWQGGLLILIYCCYMLSLLITAIG, encoded by the coding sequence ATGACGATATTATTTGCTCTGGTGATTAGTTTTATCGCTTTATTATGGTCTGCCAATCATTTGGTTAGCGGCGCCTCAGGTATTGCCCACTATTACCGGTTACCGCCCTTATTAATTGGTTTGACTTTAGTAGCATTAGGCACTTCTGCCCCTGAAATTATGGTTGCTATTAGGGCATCTATGGAAGGTTTCCCTGAAATAGCTATTGGCAATGCCATCGGTACAAACATTGCCAATATTGGTTTAGTACTTGGTATAACAGCTCTTTTAAAACCGCTTAGGGTACAGCCTACTTTATTACGTCGAGAATACCCTCTCCTTTTTTTAGTGATGCTTTTTGCCTATTCACTCATTATCGACGGCTATCTTGGCGTTTTGGATGGTTGCCTGTTTTTATTAGCCTGCATCGCTTTAATCACTTATTTTATATATATAACGCGACAAGAACGCCCCCAAAAACAATTAACAATCGCCTTTCAACAAGCAGCCCTTCGTAAACATTCGCTAAAAACCCATACCATCCATTTGGTTTTGGGCCTGATTGTTTTACCTCTTAGCGCCAAATATTTAATACACAATTGTGTTGAACTTGGGCACTGGTTGGGAATTAGCGAACTGATTATTGGCCTGACCATTGTTGCAATAGGAAGCAGTTTACCCGAACTGGTTACCTCAATTATCGCAGCAGTTAAAGGGGCTGACGATATTGCCATTGGTAATATCCTTGGCGCCAATATGTTCAATTTAATTGCCGTTATGATTTTTCCTGGCATTATCCATCCTGCAGCAATCAGTCATGCTATCTTGTGGCGTGATATTCCGGTTATGTTTATAACAACTTTAGCTCTTCTATGGCTTAATTACCGCCATAAGAAAAAAATTACTCGTTGGCAAGGCGGCCTATTAATATTGATTTACTGTTGCTATATGCTCTCACTACTTATTACTGCCATAGGCTAG
- a CDS encoding SEL1-like repeat protein, giving the protein MRFALRTILLFILILTATACVSNVNLTEGIRSFQAQDYRRAFVRLVPEAKKGQPDAQYAVGYMYYYGQGVIEDRKVAWYWINRAADAGQPEAKVAAEILRRQAKLIIYKQGKHT; this is encoded by the coding sequence ATGCGTTTTGCATTGCGAACAATTTTGCTGTTTATTTTGATACTCACTGCGACGGCTTGTGTAAGTAATGTAAATTTAACTGAAGGGATCCGCAGTTTTCAAGCACAGGATTACCGACGGGCTTTTGTTCGCCTAGTACCTGAGGCGAAAAAGGGACAGCCAGATGCGCAATACGCTGTAGGCTATATGTACTATTATGGCCAAGGGGTTATTGAAGACCGCAAAGTAGCTTGGTATTGGATCAATCGGGCTGCTGATGCAGGCCAGCCTGAAGCCAAAGTTGCGGCTGAAATATTAAGACGCCAAGCAAAACTGATCATCTATAAACAGGGCAAACATACTTAG
- a CDS encoding type II secretion system protein N, which yields MQTKQIKFPLFVTNEPQKMVAICIFALTFFLFIWELVIAFQFNEKKQMVMPKTNFVPTQADLRKDSPLFKTSLFGDYVPTNLADADIKQSMLDAEVVGVMFATKEEESQVIIRAGGGGQKTYVVGDVLPGGAIIKRITEKGVVVLHKGVLESLSLPKNELIFEAPAKPLIEE from the coding sequence ATGCAAACAAAACAGATTAAGTTTCCTTTATTCGTTACCAATGAGCCGCAAAAAATGGTGGCGATCTGTATTTTTGCGCTGACTTTTTTTTTATTTATATGGGAGCTCGTTATCGCTTTTCAATTTAATGAAAAAAAACAAATGGTAATGCCAAAAACCAATTTTGTACCGACACAGGCCGACTTGCGTAAGGATTCGCCCTTATTTAAGACTTCTTTATTTGGAGACTATGTCCCAACCAATTTAGCTGATGCTGATATTAAACAATCCATGCTGGATGCCGAAGTTGTAGGAGTCATGTTTGCGACTAAAGAAGAGGAATCGCAAGTTATTATTCGCGCCGGAGGAGGAGGGCAAAAAACCTATGTGGTTGGTGATGTCTTGCCCGGGGGCGCAATAATCAAACGAATTACAGAAAAAGGAGTAGTGGTTTTGCATAAGGGGGTTCTTGAGAGTTTAAGTTTACCTAAAAATGAATTAATCTTCGAAGCTCCTGCAAAGCCGTTAATTGAGGAATAA
- a CDS encoding methyltransferase yields MHSSNQEQPHIQLATMSRWYVVSRAIHAVAKLGIANHMSLKPISINELAECTGTVPELLNRLLRFLSAYGLFNCDGNSYSLTSLSMPLRDDDPHSVRDVLCMVDDSWWQSFAHLDTSLKTGNAAFSHQHSDSFFSFLSKHPEKQANFDRGMARLSTFDDEAIATAYDFSKFSHLVDMGGGRGGLTQALARHYPKLQLTLLDTAAVIEQLRSADFPPQIKLTAGDFLAQIPPADAYIFKGVLHDFNDNFMHQILANCHQQMTKSTALFIAEQVMPDSPGPHPNKTMDIVMMVLLGGRQRTLSEWQQSIEPSGFVFQGSYKTDTLFTLMAFKPN; encoded by the coding sequence ATGCACTCTTCTAATCAAGAGCAACCTCATATCCAGTTAGCCACTATGTCACGTTGGTATGTTGTTTCACGGGCCATCCATGCAGTGGCAAAACTTGGCATTGCTAATCACATGTCCTTAAAACCAATCTCTATTAATGAACTAGCAGAGTGCACAGGAACAGTCCCTGAATTATTAAATCGACTATTAAGATTTCTTAGCGCTTACGGTCTTTTTAATTGCGATGGCAACAGTTATTCGCTCACAAGCTTATCAATGCCTTTACGTGACGATGATCCTCATTCTGTCCGTGATGTTTTGTGTATGGTGGATGACAGTTGGTGGCAATCTTTTGCTCATCTTGATACCAGTTTAAAAACAGGAAACGCAGCCTTCTCCCATCAACATAGCGACAGTTTTTTTAGTTTCCTTAGTAAACACCCGGAGAAACAAGCCAATTTTGATCGAGGCATGGCAAGACTATCTACTTTTGATGATGAAGCAATTGCTACAGCCTATGACTTTTCGAAGTTTTCTCACCTGGTTGATATGGGAGGCGGTCGTGGAGGATTAACTCAGGCATTAGCCCGTCATTATCCCAAACTACAATTAACTCTTTTAGACACAGCCGCCGTCATTGAGCAATTAAGAAGTGCTGATTTTCCACCACAGATCAAATTAACTGCAGGTGATTTTCTGGCCCAAATACCACCGGCAGATGCTTATATTTTTAAAGGTGTCCTCCATGATTTCAACGATAATTTCATGCATCAGATTTTGGCAAATTGCCATCAACAAATGACAAAGAGTACTGCTCTTTTCATTGCGGAACAGGTTATGCCTGACAGCCCTGGTCCTCATCCCAATAAAACAATGGATATTGTGATGATGGTTCTGTTAGGGGGCAGGCAACGCACACTTAGCGAATGGCAGCAATCTATAGAACCTTCTGGTTTTGTCTTTCAAGGTAGTTATAAAACAGATACCCTCTTTACTCTGATGGCTTTTAAACCAAATTAA